The Mustela nigripes isolate SB6536 chromosome 6, MUSNIG.SB6536, whole genome shotgun sequence DNA window CAGCCTTCCCCCAGCGCTCTCTCCCACCTCacagtgagaaaactgaaacacCCCAAATCTTCCTGCCCCCAAGGGAACTCTCTCTATGGGGCATTTGAACGTGATGGGAACAAGCAAGGGGGTGCCAGTCATCATGCAAACAGGTAGCTGTTTTTCAAGTTTACAACTGAGACGCTGTGCCTTAGGACTCCTCCGTGACCCACCAGTGAAAGGCCCCAACGTCATCCTAGAGGTGGCGGCTGCCGGGGTGGGGAATGGCAGAGGACAGCCAGAGAGGCCCTTCCCCCTGTGTTCTAATTTACCAAAGCGAGCGTTCAAAAAGGATGGTGGAAGTTCTATTACCTAAGCCCTTCCCCTACCTGCCCCCCGGCCCCGTCCCTCCATGTGgacccctctccctcacccttctCCCTCCAGGACCCTTCTCACCTGGCAGTGGGCTGGCACTGGGCAGGAGGTTGCCCTGAACAGCTGCCACAATGGCAGGGCTCTGGGCTGCGGCGGATCCGAGCCCCGGCCCGAGAGGCAAGGAAGATGGCATGGTGGTGGTCGCCGGCAGGTTAGGGTGTAGAGGGTTCGCCATGGACACAGGCAGGTTAGGTGGGGGGAGAGTGCCCGGGGCGAACGGGAGATGGTGGTGATGCCCATGCAGGTTAGGAGGAGGGGGCAGGTTAATACTGATGGAGTCGGCTAGACTACCAAATGGGATGACGGATggagcgggaggaggaggaggaggcggcatGCCGAAAGGCAAACCCAAAGGAGCATTACCCGCCACGCCTGGGTGCCCGCTGCCTGGCACTGCCCCTGGCATCATTGCGGGAGGAGTTTGTTGGTTGGGGAACGGTGAGGGgcctgggaagaaagagaagagaccaAGAAGCTGAGAGGCAGAAAATCTCCCTTCTTGACTCACTCACACAGCCAGGATGCTCTAGCCACGCCCCAGCACCCATTTGCCTAACAGACTCAGTGGTAAATCCTTAGAACAAAACCTCCAAGGCCTAGCCCTGGGGAGGGACCCCTGTTGGCTCAGGGATGTCACAGAGGTGAGTCCATCTGCAGAAGTCTCTAGTCCTGCCCTGTATCCCTTTTGAGGTGGGAGATAGGAATGTTCACCCAGAGGCCCTCAACCCCACCCCTGGTCAGCAAGAGTTCCAGAAACCATCACTTACCATGGGGTCCAGGGGGGGGTACCCCTGGTGGGACTGCCCCAGGCTGGGGGGCTCCAGCTGGTTGCTGCTGCTGTGGCCCCGCGGCTGACCCTGCCTGCCCAATCTGTTCAGAGGGGCCCAAGCTTCCGGGGGGAGCCCCACCGCCAGCAGGAGCAGGGGCGACAGAGGCTGGAGCCATAGCCAGGCTGTGAACCACAGGCGGCCCAGTGCCTGCAGGTGGGACCGGCTGGGAGCCCGGGGGCAGGGCTGgcgggggctgctgctgctgttggtgCATTTGCTGGAAGTGCTGCTGCCGGGCCCTCATCTCTGCATACTTCAGCTGCTCCATATGGAAAGCTTGTCTGTCGGCCAGGAGCTGCTGCCTCTGATACTCCAGCTGCCGGGTCCAAGTGAGTACTGTTACCCATTACCCATGTGCATAAAACCCTGCCCCCTGCTCCGCCCTCCAACACACCCTGTCTCTCCTGGTCAGTACCGGCACCAAATGCAGATGCAGACCTCATGCTTGGGCTTCCTGggccctgccctgtcctccccACCACAACCCCCAGCACCCGATCTTCTGGCTGCCTGCATGACTTCTCACTGCAGTGGAGTTCACCTAGTAGGAGCCCTTACTCATTCCAGCTCCAGAGCTCTGAATCtgtcatttgtttcttctcttttttaaagattttactcatttatttgagagaaagagagctcacaagcagagggagcggcaggcagagggagagggagaagcaggctccccacagaacaaGGAGTCCAacgtgagactcaatcccaggaccctgggatcatgacctgaaccaaaggtaggcacttaaccagctgggccacccaggtgccctctgttattatcttcttcttttttaatttttttttaagattttatttatttgtcagagagagaggaagagagcacaagcaagaggagcggcaggcagagggagagggagaagcatgcttcccccagggcagggagcccgatgaggggctcaataccaggacccagacatcatgacctaagctgaaggcagatactaaaccaactgagccacccaggcgcccctctgtcattattttcatttggaaaatgccTCCAGTTCCTGTCAActcatgttcttttcttccctcaaaaTTGCCTAAATACTCACCATTCTTAGGAAGCCATCACAGATCAACTCTTTAGCCTCTGAGCTTTGCCTTTATTTTGTTATCTCTCAGGACTTTTAATCTGAATTTGTCAGATACCTTAAGCATTCACTGTTTTAGATGCCTCCTTACTGAATATTGGATGTCTCCAATTAAACCGCAGGTTCTGTTAGGATCCctgtcttgcatttctttttatatcatcTCAGAAACAAAATGGTTCAATACCTTGTCCCTCCCATCCCCTTACCAAGTTCACCTTCTGGATCTGAAGCCCCTTCCCTCTCATCATCCGTTAAACCTACTCGATggctcaacaaatacttatttactGAAAGTCCACGGTACATCAAACACTGGTCAAGGACCTGGACATGAGGCAATGGAGAAACTAACTAGAATTTCTGCCCCAGAATGTCAACATTCCGTGGGACCTGAGGTTCCAGGTTTCACCAGTAGGCCATTTGTCCTATACTGTCCGGGGCGAGCGCCTTCTCCTCAGCCGTGAAGCCCTGTCACTCTCAGTCTCCTGCCACTGCTGCTCACCCACCCTCTAAACACAGCCCCCGTTGGGTGTCAAGGTGTGGCCCTGGGCTCCACAGGCCCCCAGGGGATGGTACTCACTGCCTCCCGCTCCCGGTCCATGATGGTCTCTAACTCTTCAAAGTGCCGAAGTTTGATCTCCAACTTTTTCATCTGGGTCTCCACCAGCAGGGCCACCAGCGATTTGATCTTCCTCTCCTCCACAGCGGCCAGGTGctagggaaggcagagagggtgTTGTGTGAGCGGGAGGGGCCCACTGGAGGTGGGCTGGGACAGAGCGGTAAGGTGGGGGCTGGCAAGTTTTAAGAAAGAACTGgctgtcgggcgcctgggtggctcagtgggttaggcctctgcctttggcttgggtcatgatctcagggatcgagtaccgcatcgggctctctgctcatcagaaagcctgcttctccctctctctctgcctgcctctctgcctacttgtgatttctctctctgtgtgtcaaataagtaaataaaatctttaaaaaaaagaaaaaatgtctgtGGTCACAGCCCACAGAGTAGCAAAGGCTTCACATTCttaaaagtacatgaaaaaaaaaaaagagtgaaaaaagatAAGACAAGGTCAAATAACAAGAGGATAAAACCAGGCCTCATGGCAAAAAGCTTCAAATTGCTTTGAGAAGAGATGATCAACTCTCCCTCTCAGGTCAAACTGAGAAGGAAACAGGTCAGCGTTATGGAAGCAAGTGGGGAAGCATTTCCCGcaggggtcatgagatcagaGAAGGTGGTGGCGTCTTCCGGGACCCTGGTCCTCACCTTGGCCTTCACTGCGGCGGCGGCCAGAGCAGCAGCGGCAGCGGTGGACAGATTGCCCTCGCCGATGTCCCGCTCCACCTTcgtcttcctctccccctctgactctACCACATCCTTCAGCacttcctcctgcccttcctttggctccttctccttctccgtGTCAACTGGGCCAAGAAGAAGGTAGGGTTAGGGCTGTTGCCCACTTCCGTCCTCTGGACACCCAACTACCATGCTGGAAGCCTCACCTATGGGATCCCCGTCGCTCTTCTCTGATTCCTTCTCGCTGTCaccttgtttccctctctcttcgtCCTTCTTGGGGACCTCGctggttttctcctttgtttcttcttcgGCAGCCCCAACTCCTTCTCGGGGTTCCTGAGGTACCAGTGAAAGAAAAGTAGATGGCATCAGGTTGGCTGGTCCTGACACAGGGGCCAGTCTGGGAAGTGATTATGACTCCCCTCCCCATGCTGCCACGCCCGGCCTCTCCACCCTCCCAGCCCAGCTCATTCCTGCTGCACCTTGGGCTCCTTCTTTTCCTCCGTGGCCTGGCCCTCTGCCCGCGCCTCGTCGGTCCCGCTCTCCTCTGGGTccaggggaaagagaaaatgggaaatgtCTGATGCAGAGGCTGTCCCAGGATCGCTTTCCCAAAAGCCCACTCTCCTAGCCAAAATCTTAGTGCGAGGGTTGGCAGGGAGCCACAGCTCCTAAGAGGGAGTTCTGGGGAAGAGAAAACCCCCACCAGTTCCCGCCGTTGGTCTTGTGCTCTGAGGACAAGGCGAGGCAGGGATGGCACGGGGCCACCAAGTGGCGGGGGCTCTCGGTCAAAGGGGAAAACTCTGGGAACCCAGCAGTCCTCACCGATCCGCTCAGGCTCGTCAGAGGTGGTTCCTGCGATACCGCTGCTCTCCAGACCGAAGGCTGGGTCAGCCTTGCCTGTCACTTTGGCTGCCTCCTCCACTTTCCGAACGTGGGCCTCCACCAAGGCTGTGGGCACTTCTTCCTTCATTTTGGAGAACTCTTCTGCAAGATCCAGAGAGGAcaaggctgggggcaggggcaggcaggccATTTTGGCTGTCCCTGTGAAAGCTGCCTCAGAAGCCCATCTCTTCCTCTAGGCCAGCATGGAGCTCGACAGGTGCCTGAGCGGACGCCAGCGGCAGACAGTGCCAGTAGGGCAGCCAAACTTGAGGGTCTTTCAAGGTCTGAGTAACCAGCCTTTCAAACCAAAGAGGCCAGGACCCCTCCACATTACCTAGGGCCGACTTCGCAGCAGCAGAGGCGACTCGAGGATCGACGACAGAGGCCAGGAAGGCAACAGTGCTCATAACAGGGTTGCCTGACTGACTGAAGGGGATAGGCTGGTAGGCCAGGGGGCCCAGGGAGGCCTCTGAGTCCTCCAGGTACGGGTCTTCAATGGGAAGACGAAGAAAATGCAAGATGCACTCATCCTGCGTGCGGCTTCCCACGTGCTCTGACACTTTGTTCCAGTCATCTTTGTACATTTCCAGTGCCTGGTGGTAGTGGTGGAGACACAACTTCCTTACTTAGCCACTTTCCTTGAAGGTCAACTCCCCCCATCCTACTAAGGGCAGCGGGCTTCAAAGCTCTCTGTGTTGTGGTATTTGTGGATTCTGCTGGGTCCCAGGGGAATCTCCAAGTAGCACTACGAGAGGATATGGAGTTAATGAAATGGCCCAAATGCCTGGCTTGGAGCTGTTCCCTGGGGCAGGTGCGGCAGGcattggggaagagagagactggGGACGAGATCACGCTCTGCCCACTCACGAGTGCAGCTGGCACCCAGGCCACTTCTGTTTTCAGAGAAAACTCTCCTTTCCTTGCCCCAATTAcctccaggaggagcagggtCTCCTGTTCTGTCCACTCTCGAGTGGCACTGGCCGCAGCTTTACTCTGCAGGAGATATGGGTGTGTCAGAGAGAGGAGCCCGTGACTACTGGAGGGTGAAGGCACCCCTGCCTGGAGTCAGCCCACACCTCTGTACCTTGGAGGGGACGTTCTTCTTCGTGTACATGTCTGTGCGCAGGCCAAAGTTCTGCATGTCTGTCGGTTTCTCTTTGCCCTTGTCAGGGAAGTTGAGCATTTGCTGGGAAGCAGAGGTCTGCTATTTGCggaggggaaagaaaatggtGAGGATGGGTGACCCCGGGAGCCAGGggcggacagagagagaaaacagacagaAGGAGCTTCCTTCCCAAAGCCAGGGACACCCCTGGGTGGGACTTCCTCCCTCACTGCTGTAGCTCCTCTGCTCTCACATCTCTTCTCCCCGGGCAGGGGCCCCCCAATAAAGGGGCAAATAAGAAGCCCAGCGGGGTCTACACCCCACCTACCAGCTCTGGCTTGCCCTTAGCCGTCTCTGGCACCAGGTCATCCAGCTCTTTGCCCTTTCGCCCAGCCTTGGTATCAGCATCAACCTGGCGGCCCTGGGGGACAGAGCTTGGCGTCATGGAGGCTGGGCGGAAAATGACCAGGCCAAGGCCCTGGAGGCCTCAAGACCAAATGCTGGGCGGCTCACAAGCTCTGGGGGCACTCATGCCACTGTTCCGTGTTCCCATCATGATTAATTAGATCTGTAGTTGGCATGATCCCCATTTATGTTCACAGGGAACTTTATCGTTTCCCTCAGGAGCTGGACAGTTAGGTTCTAATCCTAGATTTGGtactctgtgaccctgggcaagccaCATAATCTGTCTCCACTTAATATCTGTAATGATGGAATGGaggtggaaaaaaaatggaagtgatgATAATTatgaggcaaaaatgaaaaaaatgctggAAATGCCACAAAGTTAAAAAATTTCATGCAACTTAATTTTCAGCCATTTTTCTCTATCTGCTCCATGCCCTACACTGGCCTGTCTGCTCCTCAAGGACAAGGAGCATCTCTTCTCCCTCAGCAAGTCCTTGCAGTCTTAGGtacagagactgagagagggtGCTAAAAACACGGGGCTGACTCCTGTGGCCCTTTGCATcccatggaaaaggaagaagcctCAAAACACTCCTGAACCATTACCctaaaaaaccagaaaaagaaaagtccaaaGAAGCCCAGTTtttcccagcacccccaccctgcccccacagccCCTCACCCTACCTGCGGGGTCTTCGGCTGTAAAGGCACCAGCCCGGAGGGCGTGTCTGCCAGGACATGGAAGTGAGAGGTGGGCGGAGGCCCCATCGGGGTTGGTCGACTCTCAGCATCCACCTGGTAGTTAATAAGACCCCACTGCTCTAGGAAGGCATGGACCCTGGCAGGAGAGAGGTGGAGATAGGGTCACGTGGGGCTGCCGgaaaggggcggggtggggcataaagttccctctccccagccctcttcTCTGCCCATTCTATTGCCTGGCGAACCCCTAAAGGCCAATGACATCCAGGCGTCTGCCTCCAGCCGGGACCTCTCTCCATATCCACCATCTCCAAACATCTCTTCCTGTAGAGTCAGGAAAACTGAACCAGGATCCCTCAATGACAAACGCACTCCTCCCTTCttccacatgccaaagaatgcCACTGCCATTCCCTCAAGCCACATGTGCCCTGAATGTGGACTGTGCCTTTCTCtagaggtgggttttttttttcctgtttgttcccCTATGCTCTTCACTGCCAGCTCTCCTTCTGCCAAGAAGCGTCTGTGGCACCTtacatcccccctcccctcagctgcAGACCCACCTCATGATGGCACAGACATCCCCGGCCAGGTTCCTGCGGCAGGCAGTGGAGGTAAGATATTCCTGGGGGTTCAGCCGGTAGGTGTCAATCATGAAGTTTCGATAAGCCAGGTAGCTtaagggaggcggggagggagagagagagaggggcggggagagagagatgaatgagaggaaggaaagtaaGTAAGCTGAGGACTGAGGGGTAGGAAAGGTGATAAAAGAGTGGATGGTTCCTCCTGTGTGACTAAAGGAAACAGAGTGGGTCACAGGCTGTGGTGAACACGGGGTCCGCAATGTGCTAGATGCAAGGGTTTCCAACGTTGCCACGTTTGCCTTGATGGAAGTGGGATTCACTTAAGTGAATCATCTCCTGGGCTGTACTTGGGGAAGTTTTCATCAAACTTTTCATCAGGCaatcaaaaagcaagaaaaggtaCCCTTATTTCCAAAGGCAGGTGTTAAGGGGAAGACTTTATCCATGCATCCGACTGTAGTCAACATGACGCGCTATAAAGGAtttatgttttggggcacctgggtggctcagtgggttaaagcctctgccttcggctcagatcataatcccagggtcctggaatcgagccccgcatcgggctctctgctcagcagggagcctgcttcccttcctctctctctgcctaactgtgatctctgtctgtcaaataaataaataaaatcttaaaaaaaaaaaaaagaatatatgtttttactttttaagccCCACACTTAACAGGGAACAGGTGTGGAGcttgctgaggaaaaaaaatgtatatatatatatatatctgtattttcttttaaaaagattttgtcagagagagagagaatgagcacaggcagacagaatggcaggcagaggcagagggagaagcaggctccatgctgagcaaggagcctgatatgggactcgatcccaggacactggaatcatgacctgagctgaaggtagctgctcaaccaactgagccacccaggcgtccctatctgtattttttaattagagagagagcatgcacagggaaggggcagagggagagagaatcttttaattttttttttttaagatttatttatttgagagagtgtgtgtgagtgggggagggacaaagtgagagaatctcaagcaggctccccactaaatgtggagcccagtacagggcttgatcccatgacccatgaagtcatgacctgagccaaaatcactagttgatgctcaactgactgagccccccagaaccccaagggagagaaagaatcttaagcaggttccacacccagtgcaaagCCTGATGCTGgccttgatcttatgaccctgagatcatgacctgagccataaccaAAATCGGATGCTAccgagccacccaaacacccctagaatatatatacatatatatatatatatatatatatatatatatatatatatatatatattttaaagattttacttatttatttgatggagatctCAAGtacggggagaggcaggcagaaagagagagaggaggaagcaggctcccggctgagcagagagcccaatgtggggcttgatcccagaactctggaatcttgacctgagccgaaggcagaggctttagcccacgaGCCATCCAGATACCCCGAATACATATTTTGAGGGTGGAAAGATctaagttcaaatcccagttctaccaTGATATCCTCAAGCAAAgtacttattaaaattttttgaaccATGGTCTCCTAACCTGTAAAGTGGAGTGTCTGCTGAGCAACAGAAAGACCTGGAAAGATCTAGTACAGTGCCAGGCACATTTCAGCAGCTCAGCAAATAGTAACTATTGGGTGGTACAGCATACAGTTTGAGAACATGAGCCAGTCTGAAGGACTCAGATCCTGGTTTTTctactcactgtgtgaccttaatcaagtgatttaacctctctctgcttctctgctcacTTCCTCTTTGTATCTCAGTTTCCTAATCAGTAAACTGGAGAGGAGAATAGGACCTACCTCTAAAGCTGATGTGAAGATTAGTCAATGCCTATAAGACACTTAGGATAGTGCCTGGGAGATAGTAAGCTTTGAGGAAATGCAGGCACTTATCACTATTTACTATCTTAACCAAGAGAACAAAGTGTAGAACAATTCTAGATCAGGCCCTGCCTACGCTTGTCACCATGTTATTACTCTTTTCTCTTGCAGAGAGCAAGCTTCTTCATATATACTGCCTTCCCCGGGAAGAAGAGCAGAGAACCATACCACGCTCCAGGGAAAGAAATATGGTGGGAAGGCAAGATGGCCCTAGAGAGGGGAAGCTGAGGAATGGCTGGGAAGCAAGCTCAGGGAGATCAACACTTTCTCACCCTTCTCATTACATTTATCCTGGAGCACCCCTAGCCATAGGAGATTCCCAAGACTCAGTCAAAGCTAAATAGGTTTCGCTTGAAGCAACACCTTGCCGAAGATGAAGACTTCCAAGCCCCAAGCCTGTACTGTACACAACACTTCTCTCCAGAGAGCCTTCTCCATCCCTTAATTCAGAGTCTTGGATCTTCATagttcctcctcttctttttctattaaaaccTACTTTCAGGGACCAGCAAGGTCATTTACATTTTAGTCAGAGCTATTATGTATGCTGAGGATACCTGTGTTTTGGATATCTTAGTAATGATGTAAGGCTGTGGACTCTGTTGAAACAAATGGAGGCATCAGAGCAGGTACCCATTTTGTACAGAAGACCATGCTTAATGTTGCCCCCAGGCAATCCTAGAGAGCACCCTACTGGGGTCACAgtgctgggctggggctgcctgTGGACAGAGATCATGTCTTTGCAAGAGGAGCACAGTGGCTGGCTTTTGCAAGGAGCACAAGAAATATCTGCTCAATGGGATATTGCTGGATCAGGAAGGATGATCAGggacaggagggagaaagagtgtcATGAGCTAAAATTTCCTTACATTTCTGGAGTCTTGGACTTGTTCTTGCCGTTAAAGAACTCAGGGAGAGCCCTCCGCTCAATGGCATGAACACTGCAAAAGAAGATAGAACAGATTCAGAAGGCACTGGTGGAGAGATGGGAGCCTCAGAAGGAAAAGCctagatgggagggagggagaacacaGCAGTCGTCCCTTCTTTGGGGAGACCGTCCCCCAGGGGGTGAAGACTCAAAGATACGAGCTTCCCTAAAACCAAAGTGTTCCCCAGTCTACCCGGCTGATGAAGAAATAACTTATttggagacaggaagaggaacaaCATGTTGGCCCCAGAGGCAGGGCaaaagagaagcagggaggcaTTGGAGTGACAATACCTGTTATAGTCAAACCAGGCGGCGTAGCTGGGAATGATGATGTGGTGGGTCTGCTCGGTCACGTTGTCCTCATGGAGGTCCGGATTCTTCGTCTGCTCCCCCTTGTTCCCCGTACTGTTTTCATCCTCATCCTAAAAGTACGGAGGCTGCTGGACACTCAGCATTCCCATTATGCCCCTGGCaaccctctgcttctcccacaccCCAGGAAGTGGGCACTAAGGGTGGGTAGGGAATGAAAAGTTACAGGCCCCAGAACATGGAAAGGGTCAGGGTTTTGAGTTTTTAACAATAGCCAGAATTAGTCTAAGGTGGGAAAAGTCCAGGTAGTAGAAAGCTCTGGGTAGAAGGAACTTTATAAGCACAACTCAGAATCCCGTAGAGAGGTAGAGAGGGCCTCTCTAAACTGGCTCCACCTTGCCCGTGGTTTCCATGCTTTCATCCTCCTGCtcatctgaaagagag harbors:
- the SMARCC2 gene encoding SWI/SNF complex subunit SMARCC2 isoform X4, which encodes MAVRKKDGGPNVKYYEAADTVTQFDNVRLWLGKNYKKYIQAEPPTNKSLSSLVVQLLQFQEEVFGKHVSNAPLTKLPIKCFLDFKAGGSLCHILAAAYKFKSDQGWRRYDFQNPSRMDRNVEMFMTIEKSLVQNNCLSRPNIFLCPEIEPKLLGKLKDIIKRHQGTVTEDKNNASHVVYPVPGNLEEEEWVRPVMKRDKQVLLHWGYYPDSYDTWIPASEIEAAVEDAPTPEKPRKVHAKWILDTDTFNEWMNEEDYEVNDDKSPVSRRKKISAKTLTDEVNSPDSDRRDKKGGNYKKRKRSPSPSPTPEAKKKNAKKGPSTPYTKSKRGHREEEQEDLTKDMDEPSPVPNVEEVTLPKTVNTKKDSESAPVKGGTMTDLDEQEDESMETTGKDEDENSTGNKGEQTKNPDLHEDNVTEQTHHIIIPSYAAWFDYNSVHAIERRALPEFFNGKNKSKTPEIYLAYRNFMIDTYRLNPQEYLTSTACRRNLAGDVCAIMRVHAFLEQWGLINYQVDAESRPTPMGPPPTSHFHVLADTPSGLVPLQPKTPQTSASQQMLNFPDKGKEKPTDMQNFGLRTDMYTKKNVPSKSKAAASATREWTEQETLLLLEALEMYKDDWNKVSEHVGSRTQDECILHFLRLPIEDPYLEDSEASLGPLAYQPIPFSQSGNPVMSTVAFLASVVDPRVASAAAKSALEEFSKMKEEVPTALVEAHVRKVEEAAKVTGKADPAFGLESSGIAGTTSDEPERIEESGTDEARAEGQATEEKKEPKEPREGVGAAEEETKEKTSEVPKKDEERGKQGDSEKESEKSDGDPIVDTEKEKEPKEGQEEVLKDVVESEGERKTKVERDIGEGNLSTAAAAALAAAAVKAKHLAAVEERKIKSLVALLVETQMKKLEIKLRHFEELETIMDREREALEYQRQQLLADRQAFHMEQLKYAEMRARQQHFQQMHQQQQQPPPALPPGSQPVPPAGTGPPVVHSLAMAPASVAPAPAGGGAPPGSLGPSEQIGQAGSAAGPQQQQPAGAPQPGAVPPGVPPPGPHGPSPFPNQQTPPAMMPGAVPGSGHPGVAGNAPLGLPFGMPPPPPPPAPSVIPFGSLADSISINLPPPPNLHGHHHHLPFAPGTLPPPNLPVSMANPLHPNLPATTTMPSSLPLGPGLGSAAAQSPAIVAAVQGNLLPSASPLPDPGTPLPPDPTAPSPGTVTPVPPPQ
- the SMARCC2 gene encoding SWI/SNF complex subunit SMARCC2 isoform X5, producing the protein MAVRKKDGGPNVKYYEAADTVTQFDNVRLWLGKNYKKYIQAEPPTNKSLSSLVVQLLQFQEEVFGKHVSNAPLTKLPIKCFLDFKAGGSLCHILAAAYKFKSDQGWRRYDFQNPSRMDRNVEMFMTIEKSLVQNNCLSRPNIFLCPEIEPKLLGKLKDIIKRHQGTVTEDKNNASHVVYPVPGNLEEEEWVRPVMKRDKQVLLHWGYYPDSYDTWIPASEIEAAVEDAPTPEKPRKVHAKWILDTDTFNEWMNEEDYEVNDDKSPVSRRKKISAKTLTDEVNSPDSDRRDKKGGNYKKRKRSPSPSPTPEAKKKNAKKGPSTPYTKSKRGHREEEQEDLTKDMDEPSPVPNVEEVTLPKTVNTKKDSESAPVKGGTMTDLDEQEDESMETTGKDEDENSTGNKGEQTKNPDLHEDNVTEQTHHIIIPSYAAWFDYNSVHAIERRALPEFFNGKNKSKTPEIYLAYRNFMIDTYRLNPQEYLTSTACRRNLAGDVCAIMRVHAFLEQWGLINYQVDAESRPTPMGPPPTSHFHVLADTPSGLVPLQPKTPQGRQVDADTKAGRKGKELDDLVPETAKGKPELQTSASQQMLNFPDKGKEKPTDMQNFGLRTDMYTKKNVPSKSKAAASATREWTEQETLLLLEALEMYKDDWNKVSEHVGSRTQDECILHFLRLPIEDPYLEDSEASLGPLAYQPIPFSQSGNPVMSTVAFLASVVDPRVASAAAKSALEEFSKMKEEVPTALVEAHVRKVEEAAKVTGKADPAFGLESSGIAGTTSDEPERIEESGTDEARAEGQATEEKKEPKEPREGVGAAEEETKEKTSEVPKKDEERGKQGDSEKESEKSDGDPIVDTEKEKEPKEGQEEVLKDVVESEGERKTKVERDIGEGNLSTAAAAALAAAAVKAKHLAAVEERKIKSLVALLVETQMKKLEIKLRHFEELETIMDREREALEYQRQQLLADRQAFHMEQLKYAEMRARQQHFQQMHQQQQQPPPALPPGSQPVPPAGTGPPVVHSLAMAPASVAPAPAGGGAPPGSLGPSEQIGQAGSAAGPQQQQPAGAPQPGAVPPGVPPPGPHGPSPFPNQQTPPAMMPGAVPGSGHPGVAAQSPAIVAAVQGNLLPSASPLPDPGTPLPPDPTAPSPGTVTPVPPPQ
- the SMARCC2 gene encoding SWI/SNF complex subunit SMARCC2 isoform X6; the encoded protein is MAVRKKDGGPNVKYYEAADTVTQFDNVRLWLGKNYKKYIQAEPPTNKSLSSLVVQLLQFQEEVFGKHVSNAPLTKLPIKCFLDFKAGGSLCHILAAAYKFKSDQGWRRYDFQNPSRMDRNVEMFMTIEKSLVQNNCLSRPNIFLCPEIEPKLLGKLKDIIKRHQGTVTEDKNNASHVVYPVPGNLEEEEWVRPVMKRDKQVLLHWGYYPDSYDTWIPASEIEAAVEDAPTPEKPRKVHAKWILDTDTFNEWMNEEDYEVNDDKSPVSRRKKISAKTLTDEVNSPDSDRRDKKGGNYKKRKRSPSPSPTPEAKKKNAKKGPSTPYTKSKRGHREEEQEDLTKDMDEPSPVPNVEEVTLPKTVNTKKDSESAPVKGGTMTDLDEQEDESMETTGKDEDENSTGNKGEQTKNPDLHEDNVTEQTHHIIIPSYAAWFDYNSVHAIERRALPEFFNGKNKSKTPEIYLAYRNFMIDTYRLNPQEYLTSTACRRNLAGDVCAIMRVHAFLEQWGLINYQVDAESRPTPMGPPPTSHFHVLADTPSGLVPLQPKTPQGRQVDADTKAGRKGKELDDLVPETAKGKPELTSASQQMLNFPDKGKEKPTDMQNFGLRTDMYTKKNVPSKSKAAASATREWTEQETLLLLEALEMYKDDWNKVSEHVGSRTQDECILHFLRLPIEDPYLEDSEASLGPLAYQPIPFSQSGNPVMSTVAFLASVVDPRVASAAAKSALEEFSKMKEEVPTALVEAHVRKVEEAAKVTGKADPAFGLESSGIAGTTSDEPERIEESGTDEARAEGQATEEKKEPKEPREGVGAAEEETKEKTSEVPKKDEERGKQGDSEKESEKSDGDPIVDTEKEKEPKEGQEEVLKDVVESEGERKTKVERDIGEGNLSTAAAAALAAAAVKAKHLAAVEERKIKSLVALLVETQMKKLEIKLRHFEELETIMDREREALEYQRQQLLADRQAFHMEQLKYAEMRARQQHFQQMHQQQQQPPPALPPGSQPVPPAGTGPPVVHSLAMAPASVAPAPAGGGAPPGSLGPSEQIGQAGSAAGPQQQQPAGAPQPGAVPPGVPPPGPHGPSPFPNQQTPPAMMPGAVPGSGHPGVAAQSPAIVAAVQGNLLPSASPLPDPGTPLPPDPTAPSPGTVTPVPPPQ